A region from the Lytechinus variegatus isolate NC3 chromosome 6, Lvar_3.0, whole genome shotgun sequence genome encodes:
- the LOC121417791 gene encoding tripartite motif-containing protein 12A-like — protein sequence MATKPDSVQGLHCPMCLDVIRDATILCCGHSFCRDCLEAYDKQHKDLKHIVCPVCRKSTKLDKDRIAGLTPNFLAKGLEDILKVRDSKENIEDAYSKFCPVHSDIYQDIYCQACTKFICLSCFIDSHQGHKIKKKEELERELKIRKEAVLQRSEIRKTQLEKHLSEADQQREQLKSHLGSLEMKVMDAYAIKVDILQQNKEELLEKIKGLKVSSDRVFGHCTSQLMEVMDRIDQSSKLLISHSKKHLDPNVIKGDNLKCDNLEKALAETTDEETLVCAAQLLEDVEALQFSPADDKLLDLGCMDSGQKNNLNGSRMPTSSTVIFTLSFLSLEILNF from the coding sequence ATGGCCACCAAACCAGATTCGGTCCAGGGATTGCACTGTCCAATGTGTCTCGATGTCATCAGGGACGCGACCATCCTCTGCTGTGGACATTCCTTTTGCAGGGATTGCCTGGAAGCATATGACAAACAGCACAAGGACCTGAAGCACATTGTCTGTCCAGTCTGCAGGAAGTCCACCAAGCTTGACAAGGACCGCATCGCGGGATTAACACCCAATTTCCTAGCCAAGGGACTTGAGGATATCCTGAAGGTCAGAGACagcaaagaaaatattgaagacGCGTATTCGAAATTCTGTCCAGTGCACAGTGACATCTACCAAGATATATACTGTCAGGCTTGTACTAAGTTCATCTGTCTCTCGTGTTTTATTGACTCTCATCAAGGTCATAAGattaagaaaaaggaggagctTGAGCGGGAGCTAAAGATCAGGAAAGAAGCTGTTCTGCAGAGAAGCGAAATAAGAAAGACCCAGCTTGAGAAACACTTGAGTGAAGCTGACCAACAAAGAGAGCAACTGAAATCCCACCTGGGTAGTTTGGAGATGAAAGTCATGGATGCCTATGCCATCAAAGTTGATATTCTTCAGCAAAATAAAGAAGAGTTGCTAGAAAAGATAAAGGGTCTCAAAGTATCTTCTGACAGGGTGTTCGGGCATTGCACTTCGCAGTTGATGGAAGTGATGGACAGGATAGATCAGTCTAGCAAACTTTTGATAAGTCATTCAAAGAAGCATCTTGATCCAAATGTGATTAAAGGGGACAATCTTAAATGTGACAATCTAGAAAAAGCATTGGCAGAAACGACGGATGAGGAAACTTTAGTTTGTGCAGCACAATTATTGGAAGATGTAGAGGCCCTACAATTCAGTCCTGCTGATGATAAGCTTCTTGACCTAGGCTGTATGGATTCTGGTCAGAAGAACAATCTGAATGGCAGTCGAATGCCGACGTCATCAACTGTTATTTTTACTCTCTCATTTTTATCcttggaaatattgaatttctga